The region AAAGTTTCTCAGCAAGCAGAACTGTGGTGTTGACTATTGCTTCGTCCCCCATATTATCACCCTGAGATAAAAAATTAAAGAAGGATCTCAGCCCTTTATCTCTCTAAGCTTGTCTACGAGGGCCGGCACGATTTCAAATATGTCTCCGACGATTCCGTACTGTGCAACTCCAAATATTGGAGCCTCAGGGTCTTTGTTCACGGCTATTATGAGTTCACTGTCTTTCATTCCCATGATGTGCTGGAACGCACCACTAATACCGAGTGCGAGGTAGAGTTTGGGCTTCACAGTCTTACCTGAAATGCCAACCTGCCTGTCCTTTGGAAGCCAGCCACTGTCGATAACCGGCCTGCTCCCCGCAACAACTCCTCCGAGGGCATCGGCAAGCTCCTCTGCAAGCTCTATGTTTGACGCATCCTCTATACCTCTTCCCACGGAGACAATTATGTCTGCCTGGCTTATATCCACCTCTCCTACCTCTGGCTCTATGATCTGTGAGAACTCTCTTTTTGGAGTTACTGAAGGCTTTATCCCTGCATCAACAACTTCTCCTCCGACTTCGCTGCCTTCTTTGAATACACCCTGCCTTACCGTGAACACGCTGGTATCGCCATCCTTTACAAGAATGTCAACAAGCAGCTTGCCCTGGAATATGTACCTTGTCGCCTTTATTCCGTTGCTGGTGTCGAGTCCAACAATGTCCGTAATTACTGGTGCGTTCAGCTTTGTTGCGAGTGCCGGAGCGAACTCAGAGCCTCTGGATGAGTTGGCAACCAGCACAATGTCTGGCTTCTCCTTGCTGAAAAGCTGGGACAGCACATCAACGTAAAGCTCTGGGTTGTAGTTCTCCAGGCTGCTGTCCTCGATTTTCCATACTCTGTCCGCATACTTTGCAAGCTCTTCAGCATATTTTGAAATGCCATTTCCAATAACCACTGCCTCAGCAGTCCCGTCTCCTTTGATGGAGTTTGCGAGATTGAGCAGCTCGATGCTGACCGGATCAAGTTCCCCAAACTTGATTTCTGCTACTGCAAAAACCCTCATTTCAGATCAGCCCCCTGTCTTTGAGAATCTGAATAAGCTTTTCCGCAACCTCTTCAGGTGAACCCTCAATCAGTTCTGCCTTCTTTACAGGTGGGGTGTATATTCTGTCGATTTCCGTGTAGCCACCCTCGACAGAAACGCTTACCTCTTTGAGCTCCTTTGATTTCGCCCTCTTGATACCCATGATTGACACGTATCTCGGCTCGTTTATACCGCTCTGCACCGTGAGGA is a window of Geoglobus acetivorans DNA encoding:
- a CDS encoding FAD-binding protein; protein product: MRVFAVAEIKFGELDPVSIELLNLANSIKGDGTAEAVVIGNGISKYAEELAKYADRVWKIEDSSLENYNPELYVDVLSQLFSKEKPDIVLVANSSRGSEFAPALATKLNAPVITDIVGLDTSNGIKATRYIFQGKLLVDILVKDGDTSVFTVRQGVFKEGSEVGGEVVDAGIKPSVTPKREFSQIIEPEVGEVDISQADIIVSVGRGIEDASNIELAEELADALGGVVAGSRPVIDSGWLPKDRQVGISGKTVKPKLYLALGISGAFQHIMGMKDSELIIAVNKDPEAPIFGVAQYGIVGDIFEIVPALVDKLREIKG